From the genome of Halomonas sp. I5-271120, one region includes:
- the ribA gene encoding GTP cyclohydrolase II, whose product MHGFEDEATGKDHIALTLGDITDGAPVLGRVHSECLTGDALFSMRCDCGYQLQEALKRIAAEGRGVLLYLRQEGRGIGLLNKIRAYHLQDEGADTVEANERLGFGADMRRYGLCVPMLDHLGVSSLRLMTNNPRKVEALTRDGVEVSERLPITTGLNPHNEQYLSTKAGKLGHMMALGDFTQADDVDIERKS is encoded by the coding sequence ATGCACGGCTTCGAGGACGAGGCCACCGGCAAGGATCATATCGCCCTGACGCTCGGCGACATCACCGATGGCGCCCCGGTGCTCGGGCGCGTGCACTCCGAGTGCCTGACCGGTGATGCGCTGTTCTCGATGCGCTGCGACTGCGGCTACCAGCTGCAGGAAGCGCTCAAGCGGATCGCCGCCGAAGGCCGCGGCGTGCTGCTCTACCTGCGCCAGGAAGGCCGTGGCATCGGCCTGCTCAACAAGATCCGGGCCTATCACCTTCAGGACGAAGGCGCCGATACCGTCGAGGCCAACGAGCGCCTGGGCTTTGGCGCCGACATGCGCCGCTATGGTCTGTGCGTGCCGATGCTCGATCACCTGGGCGTGTCCTCGCTTAGGCTGATGACCAACAACCCGCGCAAGGTCGAGGCCTTGACCCGCGACGGCGTCGAGGTGAGTGAACGTTTGCCCATCACCACCGGTCTTAATCCTCATAACGAGCAGTACCTGTCCACCAAGGCCGGCAAGCTGGGACACATGATGGCACTGGGCGATTTCACCCAGGCAGATGACGTGGACATAGAGCGCAAGTCCTGA
- a CDS encoding amino acid ABC transporter permease, whose protein sequence is MTLNTTPVDARPAPKRGVGPIAWLRSNLFQGPINSVFSLLAIWALIAGLTPLIQWAIINADWLGTSREACNSGGACWVFISARFEQFIYGFYPSELRWRVNLTFVLFALLIGWLALPRLPAKKLAAVVTLVVFPVVAFYLLHGGSFGMPAVPTHRWGGLMLTLVLAVVGIVAALPIGVVLALGRQSKMPIVKSISVVFIEFWRGVPLITVLFMASVMLPLFVPTEVDMDKLVRALIGITLFQSAYMAEVVRGGLQAIPRGQEEAAAALGMGYWKRMGLIVLPQALKMMIPGIVNTFIALFKDTSLVLIIGLFDLLAIVQAALADADWLGFSIEGYVFVAFVFWIFCFGMSRYSQYLERKLHTGH, encoded by the coding sequence CTGACCTTAAATACGACGCCGGTGGATGCCCGCCCCGCTCCCAAACGCGGCGTGGGCCCCATCGCCTGGCTGCGCAGCAACCTCTTTCAGGGGCCCATCAACAGCGTGTTCTCGCTGCTGGCGATCTGGGCGCTGATCGCGGGGCTCACGCCGCTGATCCAGTGGGCCATCATCAATGCCGACTGGCTCGGCACCAGCCGCGAGGCCTGCAACTCCGGCGGTGCCTGCTGGGTGTTCATCTCGGCTCGCTTCGAGCAGTTCATCTACGGTTTCTATCCCAGTGAACTGCGCTGGCGGGTCAATCTCACCTTTGTGCTGTTTGCTCTGCTGATTGGCTGGCTGGCACTGCCCCGCCTGCCGGCCAAGAAGCTGGCCGCGGTGGTGACTCTGGTGGTCTTCCCGGTCGTGGCCTTCTACCTGCTGCACGGCGGCTCGTTCGGCATGCCGGCGGTGCCGACGCATCGCTGGGGTGGCCTGATGCTGACCCTGGTGCTGGCGGTAGTGGGGATCGTTGCGGCGCTGCCGATCGGCGTCGTGCTGGCGCTGGGGCGCCAGTCGAAGATGCCGATCGTGAAGAGTATCTCGGTGGTGTTCATCGAGTTCTGGCGCGGCGTGCCCTTGATCACGGTGCTATTCATGGCCTCGGTGATGCTGCCGCTGTTCGTACCCACCGAGGTGGACATGGACAAGCTGGTGCGGGCGCTGATCGGCATCACCCTGTTCCAGAGTGCCTACATGGCAGAGGTGGTGCGGGGTGGTCTGCAGGCGATTCCCAGGGGCCAGGAAGAAGCGGCTGCGGCGCTGGGTATGGGCTACTGGAAGCGCATGGGCCTGATCGTGCTGCCCCAGGCGCTGAAGATGATGATCCCCGGCATCGTCAATACTTTCATCGCCCTGTTCAAGGATACCTCGCTGGTGCTGATCATCGGCCTGTTCGACCTGCTGGCGATCGTGCAGGCGGCACTCGCCGACGCCGATTGGTTGGGCTTCTCGATTGAAGGTTATGTCTTCGTTGCGTTTGTGTTCTGGATCTTCTGCTTCGGCATGTCCCGCTACAGCCAGTACCTGGAACGCAAGCTGCACACCGGCCACTAG
- a CDS encoding amino acid ABC transporter ATP-binding protein produces MIEMRGLNKWYGDFHVLRDIDLTVQRGERIVICGPSGSGKSTLIRCINHLEEHQQGEIVVGGIPMTQDVKRIEQIRHHVGMVFQHFNLFPHLSVLENCSLAPIWVQKKPRREAEALAMKYLERVRIAEQAHKFPGQLSGGQQQRVAIARSLCMHPEVMLFDEPTSALDPEMIKEVLDVMVELAEEGMTMLCVTHEMGFAKTVADRVIFMDQGQIIEENAPEPFFNDPQSERTQLFLSQILGH; encoded by the coding sequence ATGATCGAGATGCGCGGCCTGAACAAGTGGTACGGCGACTTCCACGTGCTGCGCGACATCGACCTGACTGTCCAGCGCGGCGAGCGCATCGTCATCTGCGGACCCTCGGGCTCCGGTAAATCGACGCTGATCCGCTGCATCAATCATCTCGAGGAACACCAGCAGGGCGAGATTGTTGTGGGCGGCATTCCCATGACTCAGGACGTCAAGCGCATCGAACAGATCCGCCACCACGTCGGCATGGTGTTCCAGCACTTCAATCTCTTCCCGCACCTCTCGGTGCTCGAGAACTGCAGCCTGGCGCCGATCTGGGTGCAGAAGAAGCCGCGCCGCGAGGCCGAGGCCCTGGCCATGAAGTATCTCGAGCGGGTACGTATCGCCGAGCAGGCGCACAAGTTCCCGGGCCAGCTCTCCGGCGGTCAGCAGCAGCGCGTGGCGATTGCCCGCTCGCTGTGCATGCATCCGGAGGTGATGCTGTTCGATGAGCCGACCTCGGCGCTGGACCCCGAGATGATCAAGGAAGTGCTCGACGTCATGGTGGAGCTCGCCGAAGAGGGCATGACCATGCTCTGCGTGACCCACGAGATGGGCTTCGCCAAGACGGTCGCCGACCGGGTAATCTTCATGGACCAGGGGCAGATCATCGAGGAGAACGCCCCGGAGCCGTTCTTCAACGACCCCCAGTCCGAGCGGACCCAGCTGTTCCTGAGTCAGATTCTTGGCCACTGA
- a CDS encoding methyl-accepting chemotaxis protein translates to MFSSLRKRILIITLAVIALALVINATVSYLTVKSHDQQQVADQLGSIATGNAMAIEEWIAARTSMVEAAREPVKGDTPVPALVQLAESGGFLSTYLGKPDGSLTTSDGWVPPDDYDPRQRGWYLSATEQDKTIVSMPYVDANSSRMVVTFATPVERGGRLYGVIGGDVVIDKLIAQVNGIQPTPSSFAFLSSGGETLIAHPNADLTLKPLTRLSEQLTPSTISRLGNTEDNWKHFAIDGAGKRLSVTPIAGSDWELGVVLDEDEATAGLRAILESSLITLVIIIAVTALLLGLWLKRTLAGLERARDALEDIASGEGDLTRRLPEQGRDEVAQIAAAFNRFVGKMEAVMVTIRQSSESVRVAATEISTGGQDLSRRTENAASSLQQTSASMEEITSTVEHTAESSRQANGLAESASVVARRGGEAVGKVVDTMQGIRDSSAQISEIVSVMDGIAFQTNLLALNASVEAARAGEQGRGFAVVAGEVRQLAGRSADAAKQIKGLIDTSSARTEEGAAQVRAAGETMEEIVQSVTRVTDVLGEITAATGEQSDGIGQVNVAVSELDRMTQQNAALVEESTTAAEQLKDQADRLTEAVAGFTLSEQAQAEQRGALPQLDNAGGEAPRRASLDYA, encoded by the coding sequence ATGTTTTCCTCCTTGCGCAAGCGCATACTGATCATCACCCTGGCGGTCATCGCTTTGGCACTGGTGATCAATGCGACCGTCAGTTACCTGACCGTCAAGTCTCATGATCAACAGCAGGTTGCCGATCAGCTGGGATCCATTGCTACCGGCAATGCCATGGCGATCGAAGAGTGGATCGCCGCTCGCACCAGTATGGTCGAAGCGGCCCGTGAGCCGGTCAAGGGTGATACCCCCGTGCCGGCGCTGGTCCAGCTGGCCGAGTCCGGTGGTTTCCTGTCGACCTATCTCGGCAAGCCGGATGGCTCTCTGACCACCTCAGATGGCTGGGTGCCGCCAGACGATTACGATCCGCGACAGCGCGGCTGGTATCTCTCGGCTACCGAGCAGGACAAGACCATCGTTTCGATGCCCTATGTGGATGCCAACAGCAGCCGGATGGTGGTCACCTTCGCCACACCGGTCGAGCGTGGCGGGCGCTTGTATGGCGTGATCGGTGGTGATGTGGTGATCGACAAGCTGATCGCCCAGGTCAATGGTATCCAGCCGACGCCATCAAGCTTTGCCTTCTTGAGCAGCGGCGGCGAGACGCTGATAGCCCATCCCAATGCCGATCTGACCCTCAAGCCTCTGACCCGACTTAGCGAGCAACTGACGCCGTCCACTATCTCGCGTCTGGGCAATACCGAGGATAACTGGAAGCATTTCGCCATCGACGGTGCCGGCAAGCGGCTGTCCGTGACTCCTATCGCCGGCAGCGACTGGGAGCTCGGGGTGGTGTTGGACGAGGATGAGGCCACCGCCGGCCTGCGCGCCATTCTCGAGTCCTCGTTGATTACGCTGGTGATTATCATCGCCGTCACTGCCCTGTTGCTCGGCCTGTGGCTCAAGCGGACTCTCGCCGGCCTGGAGCGTGCTCGGGATGCCCTTGAGGACATTGCCAGCGGCGAGGGCGACCTGACCCGGCGCCTGCCGGAGCAGGGTCGCGATGAAGTGGCGCAGATCGCCGCCGCCTTCAACCGCTTCGTCGGCAAGATGGAGGCAGTGATGGTGACCATCCGTCAGAGCAGCGAATCGGTGCGGGTCGCTGCCACCGAGATCTCGACCGGCGGTCAGGATCTCTCGCGGCGTACCGAGAATGCGGCCTCGAGCCTGCAACAGACCTCGGCCTCGATGGAAGAGATCACCAGCACCGTCGAACACACCGCCGAATCCTCGCGTCAGGCCAATGGCCTGGCCGAATCGGCGTCCGTGGTCGCTCGCCGCGGCGGCGAAGCGGTCGGCAAGGTAGTCGATACCATGCAGGGCATTCGGGATTCCTCGGCGCAGATCAGCGAGATCGTAAGCGTGATGGACGGCATCGCCTTCCAGACCAACCTGCTGGCGCTGAACGCCTCGGTGGAGGCCGCGCGTGCCGGCGAACAGGGCCGCGGTTTCGCGGTGGTGGCTGGCGAAGTACGCCAGCTGGCCGGGCGCAGTGCTGATGCCGCCAAGCAGATCAAGGGCCTGATCGACACCTCCAGCGCTCGCACCGAAGAGGGTGCTGCCCAGGTGCGGGCCGCCGGCGAGACCATGGAGGAGATCGTGCAAAGTGTGACACGGGTCACCGACGTGCTGGGCGAGATCACCGCCGCCACCGGCGAACAGAGCGACGGCATCGGCCAGGTCAACGTGGCGGTGTCGGAGCTTGATCGCATGACCCAGCAGAACGCCGCCCTGGTCGAGGAGTCGACCACCGCCGCCGAGCAGTTGAAGGACCAGGCGGACCGCCTCACCGAGGCGGTAGCCGGCTTCACCCTGAGCGAGCAGGCCCAGGCAGAACAGCGCGGGGCCCTGCCTCAGCTCGACAATGCCGGTGGAGAGGCGCCGCGCCGCGCTAGCCTCGACTACGCCTGA
- the speE gene encoding polyamine aminopropyltransferase produces MTESLDTSWFTEVFDSHGSAFSLKVREKLWDVTSAYQHLEVYATETYGNLMVLDGCVMLSDRDNFLYHEMIAHPALFAHAAPKRVVIIGGGDCGTLREVLKHPGVEHVTLIDIDEEVTKAAERFFPALTESNGDPRAELLFADGVKWVDEADDESVDVVIIDSTDPVGPAEGLFKVDFLKRCHRLLREGGVMVQQSESPLYHSGSIIRELRRDMHAAGFESVATLPFPQPVYPSGWWSVTLAGKGADVNAFREADAATSDMALDYYTAEAHRGALALPPFMRRAFAE; encoded by the coding sequence ATGACCGAATCACTCGACACCAGCTGGTTCACCGAAGTCTTCGATAGCCACGGCAGCGCTTTCTCGTTGAAGGTCCGCGAGAAGTTGTGGGACGTTACCAGCGCCTATCAGCACCTCGAGGTCTATGCCACCGAGACCTATGGCAACCTGATGGTGCTCGACGGCTGCGTGATGCTCAGCGATCGCGACAACTTCCTCTATCACGAGATGATCGCCCATCCGGCGCTGTTCGCTCACGCGGCGCCCAAACGGGTAGTGATCATCGGCGGCGGCGATTGCGGCACCCTGCGCGAGGTGCTCAAACACCCGGGGGTCGAGCATGTCACCCTGATCGATATCGACGAGGAAGTGACCAAGGCCGCCGAGCGCTTCTTCCCGGCGCTGACCGAATCCAATGGCGACCCACGCGCCGAACTGCTGTTTGCCGACGGGGTCAAGTGGGTGGATGAGGCCGACGACGAGAGCGTCGATGTGGTGATCATCGATTCCACCGATCCGGTGGGCCCGGCCGAGGGGCTATTCAAGGTCGATTTCCTGAAGCGCTGCCATCGTCTGCTGCGCGAGGGTGGGGTGATGGTGCAGCAGAGCGAGTCGCCGCTCTATCACAGTGGCAGCATCATCCGCGAGCTGCGTCGCGATATGCATGCCGCCGGCTTCGAGAGTGTCGCCACGCTGCCGTTCCCGCAGCCGGTCTATCCGTCGGGCTGGTGGAGCGTGACCCTGGCCGGCAAGGGCGCCGACGTGAATGCGTTTCGCGAGGCCGACGCGGCGACAAGCGATATGGCCTTGGACTACTACACCGCTGAGGCCCATCGCGGTGCCCTGGCACTGCCGCCCTTTATGCGCCGCGCCTTTGCGGAGTGA
- a CDS encoding amino acid ABC transporter permease — protein MTTPSSPPPRGETPPFWRDPAKRALLFQALMLAALFVVVGFIVNNTLENLDARGITTGFGFLNDTAGFGIVQSLIDYTPQSSYGRTFLVGLLNTLLVSALGIFAATVIGFLMGIARLSPNWLIARIAGAYVEIFRNIPLLLQIFFWYFAVLRSLPSPRDSMSLGEAVFLNIRGLVVPAPVGGPGFVWTLVALAVAVIAAIVLVRWNRRRQEATGDRLPAGWISAGMIVALPALVFVASGMPLTWDLPKLGGFNFSGGITVLPELLALWLALSIYTGAFIAEIVRSGIQAVSHGQTEAARALSLSGGMTLRLVVIPQAMRVIIPPLTSQYLNLIKNSSLATAIGYPDLVSVFAGTTLNQTGQAIEVIMMTMAVYLTLSLLVSMFMNWFNARMALVER, from the coding sequence ATGACTACTCCTTCCTCGCCCCCTCCTCGCGGGGAGACGCCACCGTTCTGGCGTGACCCCGCCAAGCGGGCGCTACTCTTTCAGGCGCTGATGCTCGCCGCGCTGTTTGTGGTGGTTGGCTTCATCGTCAACAATACTCTCGAGAACCTGGACGCTCGGGGGATTACGACCGGTTTCGGCTTCCTTAATGACACCGCCGGCTTCGGTATCGTCCAGAGTCTGATCGACTACACGCCTCAGAGCAGCTACGGCCGCACCTTCCTGGTCGGCTTGCTGAATACCCTGCTGGTCTCGGCCCTCGGCATCTTTGCGGCCACTGTCATCGGTTTTCTGATGGGCATCGCGCGGTTGTCGCCCAACTGGCTGATCGCCAGGATTGCTGGCGCCTACGTCGAGATCTTTCGCAACATTCCGCTGCTGCTGCAGATCTTCTTCTGGTACTTCGCCGTACTGCGCAGCTTGCCGTCGCCCCGCGACAGCATGAGCCTCGGTGAGGCCGTGTTCCTCAACATCCGTGGCTTGGTGGTACCTGCGCCAGTGGGTGGACCGGGATTCGTGTGGACGCTGGTGGCGCTTGCCGTTGCCGTCATCGCGGCCATCGTGCTGGTGCGCTGGAACCGCCGTCGCCAGGAAGCGACCGGCGATCGGCTGCCTGCCGGATGGATCAGTGCCGGGATGATTGTCGCTCTGCCTGCCCTCGTGTTCGTCGCCAGCGGCATGCCGCTGACCTGGGATCTGCCCAAGCTTGGCGGCTTCAACTTCTCGGGCGGTATCACCGTGCTGCCGGAGCTTCTGGCGCTGTGGCTGGCGCTGTCGATCTACACCGGTGCCTTTATCGCCGAGATCGTGCGCTCAGGCATCCAGGCCGTCTCTCACGGCCAGACCGAAGCGGCCCGGGCGCTGTCACTCTCCGGTGGCATGACCCTGCGGCTGGTGGTGATTCCCCAGGCAATGCGGGTGATCATCCCGCCGCTGACCAGTCAGTACCTCAACCTGATCAAGAACTCGTCGCTGGCCACTGCCATCGGCTACCCGGACCTGGTGTCCGTGTTCGCCGGTACCACGCTCAACCAGACCGGCCAGGCTATCGAGGTGATCATGATGACCATGGCGGTCTATCTGACGCTGAGTCTTCTGGTGTCGATGTTCATGAACTGGTTCAACGCGCGCATGGCGCTGGTGGAGCGATAA
- a CDS encoding VanZ family protein, which yields MGFLIRLHERRHAWAGLAVLAALVIAIGSLAPGNEMPDSLPWDKANHFIGYGGLAGLVGLAGISTRPAFIGVVAYGVAIEFAQLPVPGRMGGDPWDILANTLGALLGLAVLALLRRCLLRDGA from the coding sequence GTGGGCTTTCTCATTCGCCTGCACGAACGGCGGCACGCCTGGGCGGGGCTCGCCGTCCTGGCGGCGCTGGTGATCGCCATCGGCAGCCTGGCCCCGGGCAACGAAATGCCCGACAGCCTGCCCTGGGACAAGGCCAACCACTTCATTGGCTATGGTGGGCTGGCGGGCCTGGTAGGGCTCGCCGGCATCAGCACGCGGCCGGCCTTCATCGGCGTGGTGGCCTACGGGGTCGCCATCGAATTCGCGCAACTGCCGGTGCCCGGGCGCATGGGTGGCGACCCCTGGGATATCCTGGCCAACACCCTCGGCGCGCTGCTCGGTCTGGCCGTGCTCGCCCTGTTGCGTCGGTGCCTGCTGCGCGACGGCGCTTGA
- a CDS encoding host attachment protein: MTTYILVADAARARVFTRDALTLVEHDSLLHAEGRLHEGDLVTDNGGDVHQSSTTAASASGGEDVATQHHAERFAKEVAERLYRARIENDLDKLILVAPPRFLGQLRDKLDGPTAHRVIHSLAKDLSKASLETIQEAVSDMR; encoded by the coding sequence ATGACAACCTATATTCTGGTCGCTGACGCCGCCCGGGCGCGTGTCTTTACCCGGGATGCCCTCACGCTGGTCGAGCACGACAGCTTGCTACATGCCGAGGGGCGTCTGCATGAGGGGGACCTTGTCACCGACAACGGAGGAGACGTTCACCAGTCGTCGACGACAGCTGCTAGTGCCTCGGGAGGCGAGGATGTGGCGACCCAGCACCACGCCGAGCGCTTCGCCAAGGAAGTCGCCGAACGCCTATACCGGGCGCGAATCGAGAACGATCTCGACAAATTGATCCTGGTGGCCCCGCCACGCTTTCTCGGCCAGCTGCGCGACAAGCTCGATGGTCCGACCGCACATCGGGTGATTCACAGCCTGGCCAAGGATCTGTCGAAGGCCAGTCTCGAGACCATTCAGGAGGCAGTCAGCGATATGCGCTAG
- the hemE gene encoding uroporphyrinogen decarboxylase, whose protein sequence is MQLENDRILRALAREPVDRTPVWMMRQAGRYLPEYRELRGQAGSFMDLCRDTDRACEVTLQPLERFPLDAAILFSDILTIPDAMGLGLYFETGEGPKFRKPVRTPAEVAALKAPDAERDLGYVMNAVSAIRRELNGRVPLIGFSGSPWTLATYMVEGASSKDFRHVKTMLYDTPDTMHQLLDVLARSVTDYLNAQIRAGAQVVQIFDTWGGSLSTPAYLEFSLRYMEQIVAGLIRSHEGRRVPVILFTKNGGQWLEHIAASGADALGLDWSTELSDARRRVGHRVALQGNLDPNVLFAKPSAIRAEVARVLDSYGRGPGHIFNLGHGISQFTDPGHVSAFMDALHELSPAYHTAD, encoded by the coding sequence ATGCAACTCGAGAACGATCGTATCCTGCGCGCCCTGGCGCGTGAGCCCGTGGATCGCACCCCGGTCTGGATGATGCGCCAGGCCGGTCGCTACCTGCCGGAATATCGCGAGCTGCGGGGTCAGGCCGGCAGCTTCATGGACCTGTGCCGGGATACCGACCGGGCCTGTGAGGTGACGCTGCAGCCGTTGGAGCGCTTTCCGCTGGATGCCGCCATCCTGTTTTCCGACATCCTGACCATTCCCGATGCCATGGGCCTGGGGCTCTACTTCGAGACCGGCGAGGGTCCTAAATTCCGAAAGCCGGTGCGTACCCCGGCCGAGGTAGCCGCCCTCAAGGCGCCGGACGCCGAGCGGGATCTTGGCTATGTGATGAATGCGGTGAGCGCCATTCGCCGCGAGCTCAACGGCCGCGTGCCGCTGATCGGCTTTTCGGGTAGCCCCTGGACGCTCGCCACCTATATGGTCGAGGGCGCCTCGAGCAAGGACTTCCGCCATGTGAAGACCATGCTCTATGACACGCCGGATACCATGCACCAGCTGCTCGACGTGCTGGCCCGGTCGGTCACCGACTACCTCAATGCGCAGATCCGCGCCGGTGCCCAGGTCGTGCAGATCTTCGATACCTGGGGCGGCAGCCTGTCGACGCCGGCCTACCTCGAATTCTCGCTGCGCTACATGGAGCAGATCGTCGCTGGCCTGATCCGTAGCCACGAGGGCCGCCGGGTGCCGGTGATCCTGTTCACCAAGAACGGCGGCCAGTGGCTCGAGCATATCGCCGCCAGCGGCGCCGATGCGCTGGGCCTGGACTGGAGCACCGAGCTTTCCGATGCCCGTCGCCGGGTCGGTCATCGGGTCGCTCTGCAGGGCAATCTGGACCCCAATGTGCTGTTCGCCAAGCCCAGCGCGATCCGCGCCGAGGTGGCGCGAGTGCTCGACAGCTACGGCCGCGGCCCGGGACATATCTTCAACCTCGGCCACGGCATCAGCCAGTTCACCGATCCTGGCCACGTCAGCGCTTTCATGGACGCGTTGCACGAGCTGAGCCCGGCCTATCATACGGCGGACTGA
- a CDS encoding amino acid ABC transporter substrate-binding protein → MLHNNKTLLCSATAIMAAMLATGSAQAGETMDAVKERGQVVCGVSTGLPGFSTPDDQGNWEGIDVDVCHGVAAAVFGDASKVQFVPLNAKERFTALQSGEIDVLSRNTTWTATRDTTLGLNFTGTSFYDGQGFLVKESLGVDSAKQLDGAAFCVQSGTTTELNLADYFQANDMSFEPVVFDTSDQTVGGFEAGRCDVLTSDTSQLNALRIKLADPSGAKVLPEVISKEPLGPVVRQGDDQWFNAVKWTLFAMINAEEMGISSENADELKNSDKPGIARFMGSEGNFGEAMGLPADWAYSIVSQVGNYGEVFDRNVGAGSPLNIERGINALWTEGGVQYAPPIR, encoded by the coding sequence ATGTTGCACAACAACAAAACCCTGCTGTGTTCCGCGACCGCCATTATGGCCGCCATGCTGGCGACGGGCTCTGCCCAGGCCGGCGAGACGATGGATGCTGTGAAAGAGCGCGGCCAGGTCGTCTGCGGCGTCAGTACCGGCCTGCCGGGCTTTTCCACGCCCGATGATCAGGGCAACTGGGAAGGCATCGACGTTGACGTCTGTCACGGTGTGGCCGCCGCGGTATTCGGCGATGCCTCCAAGGTGCAATTCGTGCCGCTGAACGCCAAGGAGCGCTTCACCGCGCTGCAGTCCGGCGAGATCGACGTGCTGTCGCGCAACACCACCTGGACCGCGACCCGCGACACCACGCTGGGCCTCAACTTCACCGGCACCAGCTTCTATGACGGTCAGGGCTTCCTGGTCAAGGAATCGCTGGGCGTGGACAGTGCCAAGCAGCTCGACGGTGCGGCCTTCTGCGTGCAGTCCGGTACCACCACCGAGCTCAACCTGGCCGACTACTTCCAGGCCAACGACATGAGCTTTGAGCCGGTGGTCTTCGATACCTCCGACCAGACCGTCGGTGGCTTCGAGGCCGGTCGCTGCGACGTGCTGACCTCCGACACCTCCCAGCTCAACGCGCTGCGCATCAAGCTGGCCGATCCGAGTGGCGCCAAGGTGCTGCCGGAAGTGATCTCCAAGGAGCCGCTGGGCCCGGTGGTTCGCCAGGGGGATGATCAGTGGTTCAACGCCGTCAAGTGGACCCTGTTCGCGATGATCAACGCCGAAGAGATGGGTATCAGCAGTGAAAATGCCGATGAGCTGAAGAACTCCGACAAGCCGGGCATCGCTCGCTTCATGGGCAGCGAAGGCAACTTCGGCGAGGCCATGGGCCTGCCGGCCGACTGGGCCTATAGCATCGTCAGCCAGGTCGGTAACTACGGCGAGGTCTTCGACCGCAACGTTGGTGCCGGTTCACCGCTCAACATCGAGCGTGGCATCAACGCCCTGTGGACCGAAGGCGGCGTCCAGTACGCTCCGCCGATTCGCTAA
- a CDS encoding RidA family protein, with amino-acid sequence MIEKLYIDRAPQPIAPFSHACRVGDLVFITGQMPTVPETNEMLLGTFTEQTHRVMQNLAIILDAVGSDFEYVVQSRVFITNMGHFEEVNAVYASYFPAPLPTRTCIGVTGLAGGADVEVDMIAWIPSAPRESTSGS; translated from the coding sequence ATGATTGAAAAGCTTTACATCGATCGTGCGCCCCAGCCGATCGCGCCCTTTTCCCATGCCTGTCGGGTCGGTGATCTGGTCTTCATCACGGGGCAGATGCCGACGGTCCCGGAAACGAACGAGATGCTGCTCGGCACCTTTACCGAGCAGACCCATCGCGTGATGCAAAACCTGGCGATCATTCTCGACGCCGTGGGCAGTGACTTCGAATATGTGGTTCAGTCACGGGTGTTTATCACCAACATGGGGCACTTCGAAGAGGTCAACGCGGTCTACGCCAGCTACTTTCCTGCGCCCCTGCCCACGCGGACGTGCATTGGGGTGACTGGCCTGGCCGGTGGCGCCGACGTTGAGGTCGACATGATTGCCTGGATTCCGTCCGCCCCCCGCGAGTCCACCAGTGGCTCGTGA
- a CDS encoding hemolysin III family protein, whose translation MVANSSPTHDPASPADAADGYTLLEELLHSVSHGIGAVLSIAGMTALIVAASLAHDVDPWKLVGLSLYGITLVGLYTASTLYHSSRHPRLKRALQIADHCAIYALIAGTYTPFMLVNLRDGPGWLMLAVVWTLALGGIALKILRPHRFTALRLIMYLAMGWLAALAAGDLVATLTPTSLVLLISGGVIYTLGVIVFVLETIPYNHAIWHGFVLAGSGCHYAAIYTGVLPFTGF comes from the coding sequence ATGGTCGCGAACTCATCACCTACCCATGATCCGGCCTCGCCGGCAGACGCCGCTGACGGCTATACCCTGCTTGAGGAACTCCTGCATAGCGTGAGCCACGGTATCGGTGCCGTGCTCAGCATTGCGGGCATGACCGCGCTGATCGTGGCGGCAAGCCTTGCTCACGACGTCGACCCCTGGAAGCTGGTCGGCTTGAGCCTCTACGGCATTACCCTAGTCGGCCTCTACACCGCCTCGACCCTCTACCATAGCAGCCGCCACCCACGCCTCAAGCGGGCGCTGCAGATCGCCGACCACTGCGCCATCTATGCGCTGATCGCCGGCACCTACACGCCCTTCATGCTAGTGAACCTGCGCGACGGCCCCGGCTGGCTGATGCTTGCCGTGGTCTGGACCCTGGCGCTTGGCGGCATCGCCCTGAAGATTCTCAGGCCCCATCGGTTCACGGCCCTAAGGCTGATCATGTACCTGGCCATGGGCTGGCTAGCCGCCCTGGCGGCCGGCGATCTCGTCGCCACGCTCACGCCGACCAGTCTTGTACTGTTGATCAGTGGCGGAGTGATCTACACCCTCGGCGTGATCGTCTTCGTGCTCGAGACCATTCCCTACAATCACGCCATCTGGCATGGCTTCGTGCTGGCCGGCAGCGGCTGCCACTACGCCGCCATCTATACTGGCGTCCTGCCCTTTACCGGTTTCTAG